One window of the Cryptomeria japonica chromosome 7, Sugi_1.0, whole genome shotgun sequence genome contains the following:
- the LOC131035818 gene encoding cinnamoyl-CoA reductase 1: MRQETVCVTGAGGFIASWLVKSLLTKGYTVKGAVRNPDDGKYKHLRELEGAKERLQLVKADILDYQSMIEAIKGCDGVFHMACLLTDDPEQVIEPAVKGTANVLEACAEWGVKRLVMTSSVGTVYMDPNRDTHVVVDENCWSDLDYCVQTKNWYCYAKTVAEKAAWKMAEERNLDMVVVNPSLVLGPLLQTSMNASTAHIMKYLSGSAKTYANLTQAYVDVRDVAEAHILVYETPSACGRYLCAESNMHRGELVDLLAQLFPQYPLPQMCSDPENPRKQAYKFSNEKMRKLGLSFTPMKKCLADTVASLQVKGFLH, translated from the exons ATGAGACAGGAAACTGTTTGTGTAACAGGTGCAGGAGGATTCATTGCCTCTTGGCTTGTTAAAAGTTTGTTGACCAAAGGTTATACTGTTAAAGGAGCAGTACGTAACCCTG ATGATGGCAAGTATAAACATCTGAGAGAGTTGGAAGGAGCCAAAGAAAGGCTGCAACTTGTGAAGGCTGATATTCTTGATTACCAAAGCATGATTGAAGCTATTAAAGGATGTGATGGTGTGTTTCACATGGCCTGCCTTCTCACAGATGACCCT GAACAAGTGATAGAACCAGCTGTGAAAGGAACTGCAAATGTGTTGGAAGCTTGTGCAGAATGGGGAGTAAAGCGCCTAGTCATGACCTCTTCAGTGGGTACAGTTTACATGGACCCCAACAGAGATACACACGTTGTGGTTGATGAAAACTGTTGGAGTGATTTGGATTACTGCGTTCAAACAAAG AACTGGTACTGCTATGCCAAAACAGTGGCAGAAAAAGCTGCATGGAAGATGGCCGAGGAGAGGAATTTGGATATGGTGGTAGTGAACCCCTCTTTGGTTTTAGGTCCTTTGCTGCAGACCTCCATGAACGCCAGTACTGCtcatattatgaaatatttatcag GTTCAGCCAAAACATATGCAAACTTAACCCAGGCATATGTGGATGTGAGAGATGTAGCGGAAGCTCATATATTAGTGTATGAAACACCATCTGCTTGTGGGCGTTATCTGTGTGCAGAAAGCAATATGCACCGTGGAGAATTGGTGGATCTCTTGGCCCAATTGTTCCCCCAATATCCTCTTCCTCAAAT GTGTTCTGATCCGGAAAATCCAAGGAAACAGGCTTACAAGTTCTCTAATGAGAAGATGAGAAAACTTGGGCTTTCATTTACACCAATGAAAAAGTGCCTGGCTGATACAGTTGCCAGCCTGCAGGTCAAGGGTTTTCTTCATTAG